From the Homo sapiens chromosome 1, GRCh38.p14 Primary Assembly genome, one window contains:
- the OR14L1 gene encoding olfactory receptor 14L1 has product MAQFNKNQLIACRRNGTTTSDFNQTEVAEFFLMGFSNSWDIQIVHAALFFLVYLAAVIGNLLIIILTTLDVHLQTPMYFFLRNLSFLDFCYISVTIPKSIVSSLTHDTSISFFGCALQAFFFMDLATTEVAILTVMSYDRYMAICRPLHYEVIINQGVCLRMMAMSWLSGVICGFMHVIATFSLPFCGRNRIRQFFCNIPQLLSLLDPKVITIEIGVMVFGTSLVIISFVVITLSYMYIFSVIMRIPSKEGRSKTFSTCIPHLVVVTLFMISGSIAYVKPISNSPPVLDVFLSAFYTVVPPTLNPVIYSLRNRDMKAALRRQCGP; this is encoded by the exons ATGGCCCAGTTCAACAAAAATCAGCTCATAGCATGCA gaAGAAATGGAACGACCACAAGTGATTTTAACCAAACTGAAGTTGCTGAATTTTTCCTCATGGGATTTTCGAATTCCTGGGATATTCAGATTGTACATGCTGCTCTATTCTTCCTAGTTTACCTGGCAGCTGTCATAGGAAATCTCCTAATCATCATACTTACCACTCTGGATGTTCACCTCCAAACcccaatgtatttctttttgagaaacttGTCTTTCTTAGATTTTTGTTACATCTCTGTCACAATTCCAAAATCTATTGTTAGTTCCTTGACTCATGatacttccatttctttctttgggTGTGCTCTGCAAGCCTTCTTTTTCATGGACTTGGCAACTACGGAGGTAGCCATCCTTACAGTGATGTCCTATGACCGCTATATGGCCATCTGCCGGCCTTTACATTATGAGGTCATCATAAACCAAGGTGTCTGTCTGAGGATGATGGCCATGTCGTGGCTCAGTGGGGTGATCTGTGGATTCATGCATGTGATAGCAACATTCTCATTACCATTCTGTGGGCGCAATAGAATACGtcaatttttctgtaatattCCACAGCTCCTAAGCCTCTTAGACCCCAAAGTAATTACCATTGAGATTGGAGTCATGGTTTTTGGTACAAGTCTTGTGATAATCTCCTTTGTTGTAATTACTCTCTCCTACATGTACATTTTTTCTGTCATCATGAGGATTCCTTCTAAGGAGGGTAGATCAAAAACATTTTCTACCTGCATTCCACATCTTGTGGTTGTAACACTCTTTATGATATCTGGCAGCATTGCCTATGTGAAGCCAATTTCAAATTCTCCCCCCGTTCTGGATGTTTTCCTGTCTGCGTTCTACACAGTCGTGCCCCCGACCCTGAACCCCGTCATCTATAGTCTGAGGAATAGGGACATGAAGGCAGCCCTGAGAAGGCAGTGTGGTCCCTGA